Proteins encoded in a region of the Colius striatus isolate bColStr4 chromosome 18, bColStr4.1.hap1, whole genome shotgun sequence genome:
- the FOXJ1 gene encoding forkhead box protein J1, with product MAQVWSSSAREASKAARRFTLEDLDDSLTSLMWLKDFSIANTSMGKSSCCLSGPDPPSYQHFSSFAAPCSPLAADPASMGLSPTPCKPISSSTSRTENHTVVLSPQLAEDIDYKSNPYVKPPYSYARLICMAMEASQKPKITLSAIYKWITDNFCYFRHADPTWQNSIRHNLSLNKCFIRVPREKGEPGKGGFWKLDPQYAERSKGGTFKKRRKPPAHSHPPCPATALQGMGSLATSSGTSRNILSVNMESQLLLKEFEEATSNHALSAAHGKAGQKRKKPSPARTAKVARLCSPALLSLDEQAELGSLKGDFDWEAIFDTNPSGDFPTFVDLELMPPTSSTGHDPDLTVHGHHIDYLQGQEQVQVFTESSLNNHDFDETFMATSFLQHDWDEESNDCLSNCVNIEQLFEDKDASWPADGSEWSSLRSLL from the exons ATGGCTCAAGTGTGGTCCAGCAGCGCCCGGGAAGCCAGTAAGGCGGCGAGGAGGTTCACCTTGGAGGACTTGGATGACAGCCTGACCAGCCTCATGTGGCTAAAGGACTTCTCCATCGCCAACACCAGCATGGGCAAGTCCTCGTGCTGCCTCAGCGGCCCAGACCCCCCCAGCTATCAGCACTTCTCCAGTTTTGCTGCCCCGTGCTCACCCCTGGCTGCTGACCCAGCATCCATGGGTCTGTCCCCCACTCCCTGCAAGCCCATCTCCTCCTCAACATCCAGAACAGAGAATCACACCGTGGTGCTGAGCCCTCAGCTCGCAGAGGACATTGACTACAAGAGCAACCCTTATGTCAAGCCACCCTACTCCTATGCCAGGCTCATCTGCATGGCCATGGAAGCCAGCCAGAAGCCCAAGATCACCCTCTCTGCCATCTACAAGTGGATCACAGACAACTTCTGCTACTTCCGACATGCTGATCCGACCTGGCAG AACTCCATCCGGCACAACCTCTCCTTGAACAAGTGCTTCATCAGGGTGCCCCGGGAGAAAGGGGAGCCTGGGAAAGGTGGGTTTTGGAAGCTTGACCCCCAATATGCCGAGCGGTCCAAGGGCGGGACCTTCAAAAAGCGGAGGAAGCCGCCAGCGCACAGCCACCCACCCTGCCCCGCAACAGCCCTGCAAGGCATGGGGAGCCTGGCCACCTCCTCTGGCACCTCCAGAAACATCCTCAGTGTCAACATGGAGTCACAACTGCTGCTCAAAGAGTTTGAAGAAGCCACCAGCAACCATGCCCTGAGTGCAGCTCATGGCAAAGCAGGGCAGAAGCGCAAGAAGCCATCGCCCGCAAGAACGGCCAAGGTGGCTCGGCTTTGCAGCCCGGCCCTGCTGAGCCTGGATGAGCAGGCTGAGCTGGGATCCCTGAAAGGAGACTTTGACTGGGAAGCCATCTTTGACACCAACCCAAGTGGTGACTTCCCTACTTTTGTTGATCTGGAGCTCATGCCACCAACCAGCTCCACAGGACACGACCCAGACTTGACAGTACACGGGCACCACATTGACTATCtccaggggcaggagcaggtgCAGGTTTTCACTGAATCCAGCCTGAACAACCACGACTTTGATGAAACCTTTATGGCCACTTCTTTCCTGCAACATGACTGGGATGAAGAGTCAAATGACTGCCTCTCCAACTGTGTCAACATAGAGCAGTTGTTTGAAGACAAAGATGCCTCTTGGCCAGCAGATGGGAGTGAGTGGAGCAGTCTGAGATCTCTCTTATAA